In the Heteronotia binoei isolate CCM8104 ecotype False Entrance Well chromosome 13, APGP_CSIRO_Hbin_v1, whole genome shotgun sequence genome, one interval contains:
- the CBX4 gene encoding E3 SUMO-protein ligase CBX4, producing the protein MELPAVGEHVFAVESIEKKRVRKGRVEYLVKWRGWSSKYNTWEPEENILDPRLLIAFQNRERQEQLMGYRKRGPKPKPLVVQLPSFARRSNVLTGLQDPAMENRSKLDLSSSGKSQQHQYELNSKKHHQYQPNGKDSTIKHQSHSKGKYYYQLNSKKHHHYQPDPKMYEPHYQPGSKEPQQGQACLDHSKSSLMSHSDKWSHGASKSLLNPVKNLNTTEGKNGTEKNLSSGTGPPLPPPRDGVASNGIGGKMKIVKNKNKNGRIVIVMSKYMENGMQAVKIKSGEPPKKRVAEDRNTKKGTEDRQESWKKHGEERWLASDPKGKSGTEAGQIPTKGGNSPQTAASPGKEPPVPEPQPLQLTTKPNLVSWSSESSQQEHSPATMGMNLSSSCGGARKRCLSEPHGDKETGKKRLTSRSISAPTCLSPPVPERPEPPALPASQPEVILLDSDLDEPIDLRCVKARGDSEPGLVQVKPETVLPPADKPMPEHQKQVEQFEVEAEEEDEEAMPEFKPFFGNIIITDVTANCLTVTFKEYVTV; encoded by the exons atggAGCTGCCGGCGGTGGGCGAGCACGTCTTCGCCGTGGAGAGCATCGAGAAGAAGCGGGTGCGGAAG GGCCGAGTGGAGTACCTCGTCAAATGGAGAGGCTGGTCTTCCAA GTATAACACGTGGGAGCCGGAGGAGAACATCCTGGACCCCCGGCTGCTGATCGCCTTCCAGAACAG GGAAAGGCAGGAGCAACTGATGGGATACCGCAAGCGAGGACCAAAGCCGAAGCCGCTGGTTGTTCAG TTGCCATCCTTTGCACGCCGCTCCAATGTCCTCACTGGCCTTCAGGACCCTGCTATGGAGAACAGGTCTAAGCTGGACCTCAGCAGTTCTGGGAAAAGCCAGCAGCATCAGTATGAGTTGAACAGCAAGAAGCACCACCAGTACCAGCCCAATGGCAAGGACAGCACCATAAAGCATCAGTCACACAGCAAAGGGAAGTACTACTACCAGCTGAATAGCAAGAAGCACCACCACTACCAGCCTGATCCCAAGATGTATGAGCCTCACTACCAGCCAGGCAGCAAGGAGCCACAACAAGGGCAGGCCTGCTTGGATCACAGCAAAAGCTCGTTGATGTCTCATTCAGACAAATGGTCCCATGGGGCATCGAAAAGCTTGCTGAACCCAGTGAAGAACCTGAATACTACAGAAGGAAAGAATGGGACAGAGAAGAACCTGTCAAGCGGCACAGGTCCACCGCTGCCACCACCCCGGGATGGCGTAGCCAGCAATGGGATTGGGGGCAAAATGAAGATAGTCAAAAATAAGAACAAGAATGGCCGTATTGTGATTGTCATGAGCAAGTACATGGAGAATGGCATGCAGGCTGTGAAGATCAAGTCTGGAGAGCCACCCAAGAAGCGAGTGGCTGaggacaggaatacaaagaaagggACTGAGGACAGGCAGGAGTCCTGGAAAAAGCATGGGGAGGAAAGATGGCTGGCCAGTGATCCCAAGGGGAAATCTGGGACTGAGGCAGGTCAGATCCCTACCAAGGGTGGAAACAGTCCCCAGACAGCAGCATCGCCAGGCAAAGAACCACCTGTTCCTGAGCCGCAACCTCTGCAGCTTACCACCAAGCCAAACTTAGTCTCGTGGTCCTCGGAATCCAGTCAGCAAGAGCACAGTCCTGCCACCATGGGGATGAACCTTTCCTCCAGCTGTGGTGGAGCCCGCAAACGCTGCCTCTCAGAGCCCCACGGGGACAAAGAGACTGGAAAGAAACGCCTCACTTCCCGGAGTATCAGCGCTCCCACCTGCTTAAGCCCACCTGTGCCAGAGAGACCTGAGCCCCCCGCTTTGCCTGCCTCCCAGCCGGAGGTCATCCTGCTGGACTCGGACTTAGATGAACCCATAGACTTGCGGTGTGTCAAGGCTCGGGGGGACAGTGAGCCTGGCCTGGTGCAAGTGAAGCCAGAAACTGTGCTGCCACCAGCAGACAAGCCCATGCCAGAGCATCAGAAGCAGGTGGAACAGTTCGAGGTGGaggcagaggaagaagatgaggagGCCATGCCAGAGTTCAAGCCTTTCTTTGGGAATATAATAATTACAGATGTGACAGCAAACTGCCTGACTGTGACTTTCAAGGAATATGTAACGGTGTGA